The Girardinichthys multiradiatus isolate DD_20200921_A chromosome 7, DD_fGirMul_XY1, whole genome shotgun sequence region TTTCTATTACTAGAATTGACCACTTCCTGGAAATAGTCTCCGTAACTTTGTTTgagtaaaaaaaaccaaacatttatatatattttatgagATAACCATTAAAGAATATTAACTGATTTTAACAGCATCCAAACCAAAGCTGCCTGTGTTATGAtaccaaaagaaacaaaatacagcAAACAAATAAGACAGGAAAAggagaaacaaagaaattaacAGTCAATAAATAACATGGGGATTATGCTGAGatcaaaaatatcaaaacaccAGTGCCACAACAATATGAATCAGACACCACAGGCTTCGACTGTAATCTGTTTTGGCTTTGACTAATGAGGTGAGGCAGAGGCGGGGTGAGGAGTGTGAGTGTGATGTTTTGATGCCAACAATACGTGTTTGTACTGTTCATTTGAGGAGGGGCCGAACGTGGCAGTCCATGGTGCATGACCGGGTCTAATCCTTTCCCCCAGCCATCACTTTTGTCCGTAATCTTATCTCATCAGTTCGGGCTATTCTAATCTACTTTATGAAAGCTTATCAAACTAATCGTTAcaaacagtgacagtgcaggaggGAGGATTGGAACATTACGTGTTTGTGACTCAGCGGGGCTGTTTGTATCTGAAGATCAGGCTTAAAAAGCCTCAATTAGATCAGCGGGTTGAAGTTTGTGCCATATcggttttatttaaatgcaggTGCTGTTTGCTTGCATTAATGATAAGAATTTGAACAATGTAAGGTAATCTATCCAGATAGGAGGATGCAGtcccaaaataaatgaatttgtacagatctacaggggttgaacaatgaaactgaaacacctggttttagaccataataatttattagtatggtgtaggccctccttttgcggccaatacagcatcaattcgtcttgggaatgacatatacaagtcctgcacagtggtcagagggattttaagccattcttcttgcaggatagtggccaggtcactacgtgatactggtggaggaaaacgtttcctgactcgctcctccaaaacaccccaaagtggctcaataatatttagatctggtgactgtgcaggccatgggagatgttcaacttcactttcatgttcatcaaaccaatctttcaccagtcttgctgtgtgtattggtgcattgtcatcctgatacacggcacagccttcaggatacaatgtttgaaccattggatgcacatggtcctcaagaatggtttggtagtcctgggcagtgacgcgcccatctagcacaagtattgggccaagggaatgccatgatatggcagcccaaaccatcactgatccacccccatgcttcactctgggcatgcaacagtctgggtgatacGCTTATTtgtggcttctccacaccgtaactctcccggatgtggggaaaacagtaaaggtggactcatcagagaacaatacatgtttcacattgtccacagaccaagatttgtgctccttgcaccattgaaaccgacatttggcattggcatgagtgaccaaaggtttggctatagcagcccagccgtgtatattgaccctgtggagctcccgacggacagttctggtggaaacaggagagttgaggtgcacatttaattctgccgtgatttgggcagccgtggttttatattttttggatacaatccgggttagcacccgaacatgcctttcagacagcttcctcttgcgtccacagttaatattgttggatgtggttcatccttcttggtggtatgctgacattaccctggataccgtggctcttgatacatcacaaagacttgctgtcttggtcacagatgcgccagcaagacgtgcaccaacaatttgtcctcttttgaactctggtatgtcacccataatgttgtgtgcatttcaatattttgagcaaatctgtgctcttaccctgataattgaaccttcacactttgctcttactggtgcaatgtgcaatcaatgaagactggctaccaggctggtccaatttagccatgaaacctcccacactaaaatgacaggtgtttgagtttcattgtccaacccctgtatatgaggTAACTGTGAGAGACAGTGAAATGGCCCATTTTAAGCCTTGTTAATCAGGTTCGGCTGGCCGTTTAATTAACTTGCAAATTAATGCACCATGCCATGTAAAGTGTAAGGAAATAAATATTCATGTAGTTAATTAAGAAAAGGGCAAGGACGTATCATAAACACCAACAGGCTGGCCACTCAAAATAAACATCgtactggtattttaaagacagCTACTTTAAATTTCTTATGCTTCATGGGTTATGCAAAAGGAAAGTGTCATTCTCCTTGCCCCTGCTTTCTCCTCACACCACCCCCACTGTATTTCTGTTTATGCTGCCTGTGTCAGGTCATGCTATTATACAAGGCTAGCTGTCCtctatttgaaattcttctgacATAGACCGTCTAATAAGAGTTTTATGCAATATAAATACAGTAGGCTAAATGTTACATAAAGCAACACATGCACTGCACTGATACTGTTGTACTTTTGTTTCTTgcagtgtgtgtaaatgtttgtAACTCATTATGTGGTAtacaagaaaaatatttcttcaCATGCTGGGAAGTGCctcacaaaaatattcatattcactaaagttttcaaattttgttgcaacgcataattgtaaagtggaagaaaaacaatacatggctttcaggtaaaaaacaaacaaactggtAAACAATAGCAATTATgatgtattcagccccattaACTCCAAAACCGCTATTGGAAATACAGTGTAAAAAATTGCCTGTGATAagttacctaattagtaaatccAGTCCACAATTTTGGACGCAGGAGCACGGAAAACAAGGGCATGCCagatttttctgaatttttaatttttagaaaaccatgtatcattttccttgggGTTCTCATTTTACTTAACAGCTATGCACTAATTTGTATTGATCTATCaagtaaaattcaaataaaatacattaagaaTTTGTTTAGAATatgacaaactgcaaaaaaaagtcAAGTAGTAGGATTACTTTGGCAAGATATTGCAAAATCTGTGACTCAATTATTACAGAACATATGGTTGAAATATCCCTAATGGAGTAAATGTAGATCTAAGAATGATCAACAGATCAAGTCAGTTACGATCAGGGTTTTGGTGACCTAAATAACCCACACAGGGTCTTGCCAAGGCCATGCAGATACTGAGACAGCACTGGGGTTGTACGGTATATGATGGGCCTATAGTTATCTATCTGTCATCTTTGCAGGATACATTACTGCTCATAATGACTTGTTATTTTTCACACTTTATGTGGAAGTAGGCATGAAAATCAATCCCCACTTTAATATAGTTTCCTCTGCTTCCTGTGTTTGACCTGCATTTAGAACTGTTAGGACACAGTGTACTGCTTGCTTTCATCAGTGAAACAGCACCATCCTTCTGCTGAGCAGGatgcatctctctctctctttctccctcCCCACAGGAAGTCAGGCGGGCTGACAGACTTCTGCCTCTCTATAGCTGCATAACTAGCACAGCACACCAAGCTGGCTCCCCATTTCATCATTACGCACATCGCTAGCTGGTGACGCAGTGAAAAAGGGAGAAATATTTTTTGCGTAATTTTTGGCTTGACCATATATGGGTGTTTATCTAAGTTGCAGGTTTTGGTGTTGAATACATGATTTAAGCTTTAACCCTCATTCTACTGTCTCTGAGCAGGTCCAGGCAAACATAAATCTGCAGCAGGTGTATATATTATGCAGCAACACACATTTGACAGTTTCCTGTATTTGTCAATTCTGTATGTATTTTGTGTGAAAGGACAAAACATGAAGAgtgggtatttaaactttccaACTATTATgccaatattacaagttccagtatattattaaattaaattaatacagttaaaatttttatatatattaatgGCTTTATTCTATATAGTTAAtacaattttattattaatatatattaTGTTTATACTATACAATACAAATAATACTAACTtgggttattaaaaaatgaataatataataatatgtaataataatatgtaATGTAAACATAATATTATGAgactattaaataatttatattacTAAAAGTAccataaaaatattatatataataatattctatattctataatattattagtattctttaatatttttaactttaaaatataaaatactattattactattggacttcatttaaaaaatattgataaTAACAATTAAATATTGTCATATGAAATACTATCTGGAAAACACAgtgaaaatattaatattaatatattaatagTATTTCAtcattaattttaatattgACATTActacattatttttaaatatgctaTTACcatttcaaaatattatttgaaataatatataaacCAGTAGAACTATTTAGGGAATTAAGTCCCAAAAtagaactgaaataaaaaaaatatatatcttgaAAGAATCCCATTAAATGTGTTACCACAATAAAACTACTCTATGTTAATATATCATAttggaaatatattttatattatatatatttaacattaaaataataactaaCGTAAACTTATGTTTGTATTGTATCATTaatatatgaaataaattaatgataTACTATCAAAATATTCACAATACCAATTATTGTTATTGCTACAATATTAAGATCAACATTAATCATCTTAATTAATGAATATGTATTATAAATGataacaatatttaaatgtaagggttttttacaaaataaaaataccatTTAACAATTTAATCCTGTTTCATGTATAGTTGTGATGTTTTCTGtgcaaatataatatttttaggAGATATTTACCAAAAATACCTGCGTGTATACCAGTCAGGGTTTTATAATCCACCCAAAGATTTATACAAGAGAATCTTATTTGGTTGTCTTTTTGGATCCATatcctgctaaaaaaaaaaatctggatgGATCATGGGAGTAGAGAGGCTATAAATAAAGCTACGCTGCTGTGTGACTACGCGTAAATGAGTCGGAAGAGGGCAGAGTGATAGTAGGAGGaccttctcctcctctctccagcATTCATGCCGTTTCCACCAATAAGCCCAATGAGCTCAGGGCGCACCGCCCACTgccggtgtgtgtgtgtgtgtgtgtgtgtgtgtgtgagcgagtgagtttttttctccttcGCCTTTCCCTTCCTTTTTTTAAGCCAAAGCTGGATGTGTAGATCGTCACATGGTATTTCCTCTCTTCAGTCTGAACATCAGCCGACATGTGTTATTTATTGCTCGGCTGCGGGAGAAGACCAGTGCGCGTACGGCTCTGGACATAGAGGATTAAAAATAAAGCGTGGAGTTTTTTCTTCAAGCTACTCCTGGAAATTACAGCGCTGTGGTCAGGTCTGGTCTGGTCTGTCCTAAAGGGACGCGAGAATGGCGAGTCCGCCGACCACGGGCGGTCAGTCGCTGATGGCCAGCACTGGTAATACTAACGGCAATAACAGCGCGAAAAAATGTGGATATCTGAAGAAGCAGAAACACGGACACAAGCGCTTTTTCGTTTTAAAGGAGCCGTGTGAAGGATTCCCTGCCCGGCTGGAGTACTATGAGAATGAGAAGAAATGGAGAAACAAGTCCGCTGCGAAGAGAGTTGTTCCCTTGGACTGCTGCCTCAACGTCAGCAAGAGAGCGGACGCGAAACACAAGTATTTAATTGCTCTGTATACCAAGGACGAGTATTTTGCCGTGGCGGCTGAAAACGAGCAGGAACAGGAGAGCTGGTACCGGGCGCTGACGGACCTAATGGCCGAGGGGAAAGTATGTGACGGCTCGGCGTCCAACTCTGCGTCCTCGCTGGTTGGCTTCGACGAAGCGAGTTACGGTGTAATAACGCCGGTGGCCGCCGCCTACAAGGAGGTATGGCAGGTTAACCTGAAATCCAGAGGACTGGGACAGAGCAGGAATCTGATCGGAGTGTACAGGCTCTGTCTCTCCAGCCGGATGATCAGCTTCGTTAAGCTCAACTCGGAGGTCGCCTCTGTTGTCTTACAGCTGATGAACATCCGAAGGTGCGGCCATTCCGACAGCTTTTTCTTCATTGAGGTGGGTCGATCTGCCGCCATAGGTCCTGGAGAGCTGTGGATGCAAGCAGACGACTCAGTGGTGGCTCAGAATATTCATGAAACTATCCTGGAGGCCATGAAAGCGATGAAGGAGCTGTCAGAGTTCCGACCGCGCAGCAAAAGCCAGTCATCTAGCACCAACCCCATCTCTGTGCCAACAAGGAGGCATCTGAATAATCTCCCCCCGAGCCAGACCGGCCTCCCCCGGAGGTCCCGCACTGACAGCACTTCTGCCATCTCTCCTGTGAGTAGTAAATGCTTGTCTTGTCGTATACGCACGGCCAGCGAGGGCGATGGCACCATGACACGCCCAATGTCTGTCAACGGGAGCCCCCTCAGCCCTGGGGTCCATAGGACCCTTCTGAGCCGATCTCACACCATAACAGCACGCCCCTCTTTGAGTTTTGAATCGTCTACTCTCCAGCACAGTAAGTCAATGTCTATGCCACTTTCTCATTCTCCCCCTGTGGCCACCCCATGCCCAGGAAATGTGTCCTCTTGTGTAGACAACAGTGTCCCCCGCCCTTCCAGCTGCAGTGCCTCCTTCTCAGGCTCCCCCAGTGATGCAGGCTTTATATCATGTGAGGAATATGGCTCCAGTCCTGCTGATGCACGGGACCTGAGGTTACCTCTAACCCTTCGCAGCAACACTCCTGAGTCTCTCAAAGCAGACACCCCTCCCTCCAGGGATGGGAGTGAACTTGATGGCTACATGGTGATGGAGAGGCAAAATCAGAACGGTTACCGGCGGCTGTCAGAGCTGGATAAAGTGTATCGAAAGCGAACATACTCCCTTACTACCCCCCGCCAGCAGAGGCGTCCCCCTCAAGTGTCATCTGCCTCTCTGGATGAGCACACCCTCATGAGGGCCACGTACACCAGTGGAAGCCAGTCTTCTTTGAGGTGTCACACAGCCTCACCTAAAGGAAACGGGCTAGAAGATTACAGGGATGTTCACAGCAGCTCTAACAGTCTCCATGGTGACAGCGGCTACATGCCCATGATGCCCGGCGTGGCGCCCCAGGCCCCAGGGTCCAGGGACGACCCGTACATGCCCATGAGCCCCATGTGTGTTTCTGCCCCAAAGCAGATTATTAACCCCCGTTCACACTCCTGCACCAGAGGGCTGGCCCCACGGACAGACTCCCCTGGGAGTGTTTCTCTAGAGGACAGTGGTTACATGCCCATGTGGTGCGGACACAAGATGTCAGTGGAAAGCAGTGATGGAAAGCCAAACAATGGAGAATACCTGTACATGTCTCCCGTTGATGCTTTGGTCTCTCTCACCCCCCCTGACCACCTTCTAAGCCCCTCAGGAGACCCACAACCCCAGCATAGACAGTCTTATTGTTACAACTCTCTACCAAGAGCAGTCAAAGCACAGTTGCAGCGAAATGGGTCTGCTGACACTGACCAGTATGTTGTAATGAGTTTACAGAGACAACGGATAGAAGAAGAATCCAACAGTGATCCTGTCTCACCTGGAGAATCTGGAAGCAGCAGCTCTTCAGGTACACCAGGCACCCTGTCCTCTCTTTCTTCTCCTCTCAGACTGACTCGGCTAGATGGAGGCCTGTTGCACCGCAGTAGGGTGTGTCGGCCCACCCGCCTGGCTCTGGAATCCCTTAGAACACTACCATGTATGAACGAGCATCCCCTTCCCTCAGAGCCACGCAGCCCTGGAGAGTACATCAACATAGATTTTGGTAGTGTGGCCAATGTCCCACTAACGGAGAGCTCAGAGGCTAGAAGCGTAATGTGTACAGAGGAGGGATCCCTGTTGCTGTCAGACTATTCTAACATTGATATCGGCTCATCAGTTCACATTGAATCACACCAAGTAGAGGGCTCCCATCCAGTAGGGGGTGTGAACCACACACCTGAAGTCTTAATCTGCTCGAGTATGGTGAACACCCAGCAGGACACACAGGGAGCTGATGGGGAagatgataaaaagagattGGAGGGAGAGACGACAGAGATGGGACAGAAAGGGAGTCCTAAGTGTGAGCCTGCTCTTACCAAAGGTGACTACACCGAGATGACCTTTGGGCCCTCTGCTCCTTTATCTGTTCTCTGCACCAGTGAGGCCACCCCCCTCCCCACCAGCCCCACTGCATGTGTGAAGAGACTCAGCCTTGAGAGCAGCATAGTGGATATGGTGCCCCCTGTGCCAGTggattctttctttcttggggGTCCTCCGTTGGCTCTCACAGTTGTAGATCCAAATCGGGGGGCCAAAGTTATCCGGGCTGACCCTCAGGGACGTCGCCGGCATAGCTCCGAGACcttctcctccaccaccacTGTGACACCCGTGTGCCCGTCTTTTGCCCACGACACCAAGCGGCACAGCTCCGCCTCTGTGGAGAACGTGTCCCGCTCTGTCTGCAGCAGTGAGGAGCCCGGTGAGGACCACAGCAGCCCCATGTGCAGGGAAACATCAACAGGGTATCAAAACGGACTGAACTACATTGCCTTAAACTTAATGGAGGGGAACCTTGGGGCAGGCAGGTTAGGGGGATGCGACGAATTCTTGaggttcaagacaccctgtggcTGCAAAGAGGGCCTAAATGGATTCAGCGCCAGCCCCTTTGCCAGCCTTGGATTCAAGGAGACTACTACTGCTGCTGTGAAAGGTGAGTCTTCATCCTCATCGCATAGGCTCATTCATTCAGTGGGTTTTTCATTCATAAAGGGAGTGGTGTTAGCATAGTGTAAGATCAAGATCTGCCTCTGTGTGACGTTATAGTCTGGATCTTTAGTCTTTATGTTCTGAAATATAACACTATCTGCAGTAGAATATATAGCTTCATCTGCTTGATAGCTtcaagcttgttttttttttttttttaaccttacaGTTCTTTCTTAACCTCATAATTGTAACAGTAAAGTGTGTTGAAAATAACCAGCAACCAGTCATCATCTGTCTTTTTTTACTCTTGCACTGCTCATACAGTGATATGTAAACACAGGCTGCAGAAGCCTCAGAGAAGTAAACTAGTTATTAACATGGCTGCTGGGTGTGGGTTGTGATGTTTAGATAGGATTAGTCACCTACTCGTTCCACCCATCACTCTGAAAAATCTCAAGGTTGTGTGATGCTGAGGAGGTCCTTTATCTTGTTTGAAACTGCAGAGCTAGAGGGCTGGaaacaattttctttctttccaaaTAAGAGACGttgaattattattatgataTAAATGAAGGGTGCAGAATGAAAAAATCAGTCTCTTATTTTGTGTGCAGAACACTGCCTTCCTGCCTgtgcattattttactaaattagcTAATAGCCGTTAACTTTTCTTTATTCCTCCTTTGCAgctgtcttattttgaaagtgctTCTCATGGTTGTATTCTGTCTGGCTTGATAATAatgttgtgtgttttgtgtgaatGGTTCGCTCTGATCTCCTTTAGTGACGCAGTTTTCTACCACGTCAgtatatttggaaaaaaaaaaaccttattcAGTGACGCACCACATTATGATCCTGCTAGAGAAGGATCTAGAATggctaaaatatatttatatatatatatagatatatttatttaaagtgttttacgCAGTTTTTTGTAACCATGAAAATGTTGATATGTGGGGGGCATCAAAATACTGCCTTTCACCTTATTTTGTTCAGCATGCACCAGTGGCCTTTCATACATATGTAAATGGAAGGGATTATTTACAGAGATGGATGACCCGGTAGGAACATGTCAGAAGTTGTTGTTTGCctgaaaagaaaatactgaTGATTGTGAGTCACACAAGTCTGCATTCTTAATGGTGAAAtagtagagtttaattagtgtTTGTGCTTTCACAACCgggtttgtctccccatctcTGGTCTCAGTCAGGCTCTCATTCTGTGAGCCGGCATGGAGCTCAGTGCAAGTCATCGGGTTCCCTAGAAAAACAAGTGAGTCAGTTGTTTATCAATTGTCAGGTACTGGGTTTCAGGGCAGGAATGCAGGCGGCGTGCAAAGGTTGCTGGGAGAGGTGAACGCTCACTTGTTTTTGTAACCTGGTGGGATGGACTTAGAGGAGGAGGGGGTGATGGGGGGATTCTTTTCCTTTACCCCACTGTGAGCAACTTCACAAACATGCCAATGAAATGTTCTTTTACAAGAACAAGCTCTGATAAACATGTTTTGTGTAGGGACAGTTGAATTGACACGTGCACTGTAAACATGTGTACTTTCTGCCCTGTTGGAAATCCTTCCTGTATTGTTACAAAAATACTGAAGTTTGTCCCTGAGCGGAGATAGCTCTGGGTAAATTCACCCTTTGGCCAGTTCGAACCCCCATTTCATCCCTTTCTGCATTTCATGTcctaaaacaaactgtttttacCAATGCACTCAAACTGGGCTGTATTAGTTCACTTCTCCTTATAGTTAATTATTGACAGGAATTGTGGAGATAAATGCTCATAAAGCTTCTCAGATTTCACATAGTAATGATTCAgttgtatattattattatctgaAAATTTTCtattacatttgttttgctTCTGATCTCATTTGGGCCCGTTTTCTCACATAAAATGTGTCAGATTAGGACCACCCTGTTCGAACGAAAATAACTCTAAGTGACCTAATGCTGGTAGATATCATTAATTGGAGTCATCTAACCTCATTTTGTGTCAGTCACTATGAAATACGAATTGATGCATGATAAAACACCCTGTGATAAATGGCACAGTTTCATACGACAAAACGTCATGGAAACAAATTACCAAAAGTACAAAAGGGTGAAAATACCAGGGAACACGGGAATGCTTgtt contains the following coding sequences:
- the irs2b gene encoding insulin receptor substrate 2 isoform X1, giving the protein MASPPTTGGQSLMASTGNTNGNNSAKKCGYLKKQKHGHKRFFVLKEPCEGFPARLEYYENEKKWRNKSAAKRVVPLDCCLNVSKRADAKHKYLIALYTKDEYFAVAAENEQEQESWYRALTDLMAEGKVCDGSASNSASSLVGFDEASYGVITPVAAAYKEVWQVNLKSRGLGQSRNLIGVYRLCLSSRMISFVKLNSEVASVVLQLMNIRRCGHSDSFFFIEVGRSAAIGPGELWMQADDSVVAQNIHETILEAMKAMKELSEFRPRSKSQSSSTNPISVPTRRHLNNLPPSQTGLPRRSRTDSTSAISPVSSKCLSCRIRTASEGDGTMTRPMSVNGSPLSPGVHRTLLSRSHTITARPSLSFESSTLQHSKSMSMPLSHSPPVATPCPGNVSSCVDNSVPRPSSCSASFSGSPSDAGFISCEEYGSSPADARDLRLPLTLRSNTPESLKADTPPSRDGSELDGYMVMERQNQNGYRRLSELDKVYRKRTYSLTTPRQQRRPPQVSSASLDEHTLMRATYTSGSQSSLRCHTASPKGNGLEDYRDVHSSSNSLHGDSGYMPMMPGVAPQAPGSRDDPYMPMSPMCVSAPKQIINPRSHSCTRGLAPRTDSPGSVSLEDSGYMPMWCGHKMSVESSDGKPNNGEYLYMSPVDALVSLTPPDHLLSPSGDPQPQHRQSYCYNSLPRAVKAQLQRNGSADTDQYVVMSLQRQRIEEESNSDPVSPGESGSSSSSGTPGTLSSLSSPLRLTRLDGGLLHRSRVCRPTRLALESLRTLPCMNEHPLPSEPRSPGEYINIDFGSVANVPLTESSEARSVMCTEEGSLLLSDYSNIDIGSSVHIESHQVEGSHPVGGVNHTPEVLICSSMVNTQQDTQGADGEDDKKRLEGETTEMGQKGSPKCEPALTKGDYTEMTFGPSAPLSVLCTSEATPLPTSPTACVKRLSLESSIVDMVPPVPVDSFFLGGPPLALTVVDPNRGAKVIRADPQGRRRHSSETFSSTTTVTPVCPSFAHDTKRHSSASVENVSRSVCSSEEPGEDHSSPMCRETSTGYQNGLNYIALNLMEGNLGAGRLGGCDEFLRFKTPCGCKEGLNGFSASPFASLGFKETTTAAVKGGRKNNKETATTPCSVRAFLQILNFQMMHPRSHRHILPMSCTTGATPQTDITQQPQCNIEL
- the irs2b gene encoding insulin receptor substrate 2 isoform X2 translates to MASPPTTGGQSLMASTGNTNGNNSAKKCGYLKKQKHGHKRFFVLKEPCEGFPARLEYYENEKKWRNKSAAKRVVPLDCCLNVSKRADAKHKYLIALYTKDEYFAVAAENEQEQESWYRALTDLMAEGKVCDGSASNSASSLVGFDEASYGVITPVAAAYKEVWQVNLKSRGLGQSRNLIGVYRLCLSSRMISFVKLNSEVASVVLQLMNIRRCGHSDSFFFIEVGRSAAIGPGELWMQADDSVVAQNIHETILEAMKAMKELSEFRPRSKSQSSSTNPISVPTRRHLNNLPPSQTGLPRRSRTDSTSAISPVSSKCLSCRIRTASEGDGTMTRPMSVNGSPLSPGVHRTLLSRSHTITARPSLSFESSTLQHSKSMSMPLSHSPPVATPCPGNVSSCVDNSVPRPSSCSASFSGSPSDAGFISCEEYGSSPADARDLRLPLTLRSNTPESLKADTPPSRDGSELDGYMVMERQNQNGYRRLSELDKVYRKRTYSLTTPRQQRRPPQVSSASLDEHTLMRATYTSGSQSSLRCHTASPKGNGLEDYRDVHSSSNSLHGDSGYMPMMPGVAPQAPGSRDDPYMPMSPMCVSAPKQIINPRSHSCTRGLAPRTDSPGSVSLEDSGYMPMWCGHKMSVESSDGKPNNGEYLYMSPVDALVSLTPPDHLLSPSGDPQPQHRQSYCYNSLPRAVKAQLQRNGSADTDQYVVMSLQRQRIEEESNSDPVSPGESGSSSSSGTPGTLSSLSSPLRLTRLDGGLLHRSRVCRPTRLALESLRTLPCMNEHPLPSEPRSPGEYINIDFGSVANVPLTESSEARSVMCTEEGSLLLSDYSNIDIGSSVHIESHQVEGSHPVGGVNHTPEVLICSSMVNTQQDTQGADGEDDKKRLEGETTEMGQKGSPKCEPALTKGDYTEMTFGPSAPLSVLCTSEATPLPTSPTACVKRLSLESSIVDMVPPVPVDSFFLGGPPLALTVVDPNRGAKVIRADPQGRRRHSSETFSSTTTVTPVCPSFAHDTKRHSSASVENVSRSVCSSEEPGEDHSSPMCRETSTGYQNGLNYIALNLMEGNLGAGRLGGCDEFLRFKTPCGCKEGLNGFSASPFASLGFKETTTAAVKE